In the Balaenoptera ricei isolate mBalRic1 chromosome 1, mBalRic1.hap2, whole genome shotgun sequence genome, GGGAATTTGCTTGTCCTAACAAAGAGCGCTCAAGTCAGACATGGAACAGCCTTCGGTGCAGCACAACTTTTGCAAGTCTTGTCTTGACATCACCGAATACTTCTTTGACCTCCAAAGCCCTTCCGTGGGCAGCTGTTCACCCTGAAGACTTTCCTCCCCTGAGGAATCCATCTTTGGAAGGTTTTGCACTGCGCTTTCCTCAGAAATCTCCTGTTCATTAGGCAGCTGGAAGCGGTTTCCTCTCTCAGCCATATGGAAGGGAAAAAACAATACTTCCTTAGAGAGCTCTGACAAAGGCAGCAACCAAGTTCTACTCTGGGGGAAATGCATTGGATTTCTGGAAGGAAATTGAATCttgcagttgattttttttttaacgttggTCTGGGGTTTCAGAGAGATTAGATATTTTAGGGAGAACTCAGTCATGTCCaccctcctcattttacagaggaggaaacgtGGGTGCAGAGAGGAGGAGTGACAGAACCAGTGTCACTTGGCCAGTTAGCAGCCAATTCAGGGCTTGACTTCTGTTGCCCTGGCTACCTCTGCACAATGACCAGCAGCTTCCAAAAGTATTAGTTACATGCTATCAAcgaaaacaatcaaacaaaaaataatccTGTGTATGCCCTGCAAAGCTGATCAGTAAGGAAGGAAGTGGAGATTTAAACCTCTATGTCTGAAAATTAAAAGTGGGCCCAACTGTTCTTATCAGTGTTGTTTCCAAAGTCCATGTAAAAGCCTGTCTCACTTTAACTTCGTTCAAACTTACTTATCAGCACCTTAGCACACTGGCAAGCACCAGAAAAAATTTAGATGAATGAATGCTGATTGGTAAACCAGTAATGCATCAAATAAATAATGTATGGGAAAATATCTGAAAACCTGTGAAAGGTTAAATAAACAGTATTATGAAGTCAGTGGTGTTGAAAGAGATAGCCTTATACAGACATCCATTCCACTGTCccacatattttaaagatattcaaaatgtattttttctattgtatttcGATTTGCCGGCGATTGATAAATTATGGTCAATCTGGTAAATTATGTTTACTCCTTTGAGATTAAAAACACTTATTGCTTATTAACATCCAGTAACTATGAACCTCTCATTATTAAAGTAAGAGTGGTAAGTTCATAATTTTTCAAGACATTAGTCCACGAAAACACAAAAACTCGGTCattttccaaaatctttttgTTTACCAGTCATTTTAAACCAAATTGAAACCTGTAAAGTTTTCATATCATATGTGTGGTTGCAACATTTATTATGTAAAcacgtttttcttttttacttttattataaaacaaacacaattaTTAAAATAGAATCTTAAATAAATTATACATCACACTTTAATATAGGATTAGCAGGAGAAAAATGCCAACTTCTAAGTTACTTGAattggaaaatgaagaaatgtagTGAAGTCAGCCCCCTCTCTGTTTCTGAAACACATTATGTTCACTCCCACCTTTAAAATTCTGATCAGACAGTTCCTACTGCTAGAATTCCCATCCCACTCCTCATAACTCCCAAACCTTACACATCCTTAGGATCTCTGTCAAATACCACCACCTCCACGGTGGTGTCATTTATTACAACACGCTACTACCATCTTTTCCCCACCTGAGACGCAGTATAGAATAAGCAGGAGACCTCGGCTCTGAAGCCAGAAAGACCTGGTTTGCTTGCCAACCACCCTGCTTACTAGCTGCGTGAACAAATTTGTCCTCAGTAAAATGGTAAATGGTGGTAATATTACTTACTTCAAAGGATCCTTATCGGAAGACTGAATGAAATGTTGCCCATGAAactgcctggcatgtaataagtgctcaataaaagttagattccttccttccattcttatTTAGCACCTGCCTGAATGCCAACTTATTATATTCTATAATTATCCGCATGTGAAAATCTTGCTGCTCCAACATGACCCTTGAAATCACGTGCTTCTCtctacccacccctccccagcaccTGCCATAGGTGCTGAGCTCATCAATGTAGTTATGCAATCAAATAATTTCAAGCTGGGGACTAAAGAAAACAAGGTCCTTATTTTTTGAAAGGTAGCAAGCTCACCTCCTTCCCAAGACAAATTGTTTATTTCGATAATTAATCCCCCAGATTGATATAGAAGTGGCTTAGCAGTAACTAGAGAAACAGTTATTAAAACaagccttaaaaaaataataataaatgaaggaGTCATATGCGTTCATGTTACCTTGCTGATCTTGCGGGATCAACTCCAGGTGCTTTCTCCACCTGGAGCTGGCACAGATGTAAATGACAGTTCGTATGTACTGGAGCCCGCAGAGCTTCCTGGATTCTTCACTCTTCACTTCTGAGATGGCaagcaggagagagaagagaagcaaagtaaaaatgaaaCCCCTCATTTTGCTGGGGACTGAATGAGAGTCTGATATAGTAAATATTGTCAAATCAAGTTTTGAAGTTGCCCTCACACTCTTGGCCAATTTATACGAACTTTCCTGACATTGTATTGGTCAATacgtcattttaacaatatttgctAAGCACATAGGTGACACCATGAAGTTCTGAAAATGAGCTTTTACGATTATTGCTCGTTATTCAGTCACTTCTGAACATCATCACTTACTACTAGCTGCATACGCGAGACAATTAACAGGACGCTGTCTTGGAAGACATTGTGGAAAACACATGCACTTTGAAAGTAGACAAGTATGAGATTCAGTGTCAGCCCTACCCCTTACTGAGTGACACAGGAcaagttttaaacattttaagcttCGATAATCATATCTATAGAATGGAAAACCTATCTCATAAGGGATTTGTAAGTAGTGAAAGCACCATCTATTTCAAAGCATTGAGAATGCACACTTAAGAATGCAGGTTCtctttgggagattgggattgacatatatacacctatatccataaaataggtaactaataagaacctgctgtataaaaaataaataaataaaattaaatttaaaaaaaaagaatgcaggttCTCAAGTTTTGGGCTTGAATCCTGGTTTCCCACTTATCAGCTCTAGAATCTTTAACAAGATATTTAACATTCCCAAGCATCTTTCACTGTAAAATTGTGCTGATAGTAACTACTTCCTAGAGTTAATGAGATAATGTGCATCTTGCTTGGCAAAATAAACAGTCAATAATTATTGATTGCCTTCTTCCCTTACCATCCGGACAAAGTAGAAAGATAACTTTCCTTTAGAATTCAGGAGAATTTCTCTGACTAGAATCTTCCTTGTTATCCTTCACACTATGACTTAGGTATGCCTTTATCAACACATGTTTTTATAATAGAAAACTGAATTCATAATCTCAAATAGCTACATAATGAAATTTCTCTTACAGTAAACCCTCTGAAAGCACTAGCTCTTGCAAAGCTTTTACCGAAACTGAAAATTCTAGAGTTTGAGATCTTAAAGAATTCTTGTGTCGCTTTTTAGCAAAttggagaaataattttttagttgATTTTGTTGAATCTTTGTGATatttggttgaaaaaaatcacttgagCCTGTGGATCAAGATCATTTCACCCTTAATATTTGTGACATCACCGTTCTTCTGTAGGAaagttagaaaacagaaaaaaataatctatgcTGTCATTGGACACATCTCTGACTGAAAAATAGACATATTATTTCAAAGAATTGatgttttctttatctctctgGCTGCAGATAACGGATTAAGGGGTACAAGATTTGAGGCAGGGAAAACAGAGAAAGGCTTTTGCAATAATTTAGATGAGATATGATGGTGGCCTAAACTAAGGTCATGGTAGAGAGGATGGGACAAATGGGTATTCAAAAAATAGAAGGGCTTGGTACTGATTGGGCATCAGGGGCAAGGGAGAGAGCAGCCAAAACATGATATTTAGGTTTCTGCCTTGCACAGCTGGGAGGTAGGGCGCCCATTTGCTAAGAAAGACACCAAAGGCGCAGGAATGGTTTTTGACATCAGACAGAGCTACCTTATCTTTTGATGGGTCAAAACTGCAGGTGAATCTGTGTCATTTATCAACTCCAGAGGGACATCTGCATGACCAAATCTAACACACTCACAACATCAGCAATTACTCAGCCATTTATTCCCAACTTCTTCTCTTCTTTGGAGACTTATATTGCCCACCTTGATAATGCCAGCTTTAACATAGCACTGCAGTAAAGCTGTCATCAGTGGCTATGGGCTAGGTTAGGCTTCTGCAAAACCCAAGAGAGAAGCATTCAGCCAAGGAATGACCCTACCCTAGATGTTAGATACTCTCTGTTATCTCTGAACTCTGCCATCACCCTTACTTGATCTCCCAAGGCTCAAAATAGTCCCTTCTTCAGCCAGCTCTTAGGCCTCATCAGGACTCTTGTTAATTTGGGACGCAAGTGAGAGATCTGAGCAAGATCTGAGCTCAGCCTGTGACCAAATGGAGGCAAGCTAATCACCCATGTCAGTTATCCAGATGAAAAAGCCATTGCCAATAATGAAAGTCCCAGCTGCAGAGCCTCAAATTTAGGGGCTTtgttttccccatctgtgaattGAGAGAGTTGGATTGAATTACTTgagaactcttttaaaaaaagaaagaaaaaaagaaaaaaactcttttGAACTTGAAATTCTAAGTCTTGATATAATTGGCTAATTCTGTTACTCCCCCCTCAAAAATTTCAGTGGCTCGGCATTACCtggagaataaaatccaaagagcCTGGCATTTAAGGCTCTCCACTCAGGTGCCCAAATATCACTCTTTCCACACACTTCAAGGTCCAACCAGAAAggataaccaaaatgaaaattaatcttTCTATCTCTTGACCAACAACAGTTTGTTGCTTATACCTCTAACTGGAGCCCTAATCCTTTATGTTCGGAGGTTAATGCAACTTTTTCTCCTCATTTAGTCTGTAACCCAGGTTACTACCTGGATATCTTCTCTGAGgtttagtttcctcctctgtgaggaGACAATAATCTGCATTTTATGTTGTCATGAAAATGGAATGAGTTAACACAAGTAAAACACAATATATGATGCTTATTATATACTCAATAAATTAACAATGTCATATGCAATAgattagaaaatgtaattttgggTCGCTACTCACTACTATGAATGTCTTTTATGCATAACTTCAATCTCAAAACTATCCATAAATTTGCACTGCTctagtctttttctttccttcttttattctttcctttccttcttctttcctctcctctttccacTTATTTCCTCTTTAGAAATAAGTTCTAAAAAGACAGAATCTTAGAGTATTGTTTCTTAAAGTGTTGTCTTCAGGACATGAGTCTTGGCATATgatctctgggaaaaaaaaaaaaggatcccatAGTAATAGTCCCTTTCTTGGAGATTAATAATGCATACTAATATAGTCAGGGCTCAGAGAAGACTTATAGTTAGGAAACTTCTTTAACTTTGTTTAAATTCAATGCTTCCCAAACTTATTTAGCCCTAGAAAACCTTTCACCATGAAATTGATTAATATCTGCAATCATTATGAATTACCTAGAGTATATATATTTCTAGTTCCAAGCAAATGGTAGGATTATATTCCTCTGATCTTTAAAGTTGTTTGTGGCCAAGAGACATATTTTAGCAAATAAAATGTGAGTGGAAGTGACATATGTCACCTCTACCTGACATTTAAGGATCGGTGCATGATTCCCCAGTTCTACCTCTCTCCTGCCTTGGTGACCAACGACATTCCTGACAATGGAATCTGATCTCTGAGTCAGAACAACATGGAGCAGTACCATCTGCTAATCTGTAATGAACATGtaatatgaatgagaaataaatccTTATCATttaaagccactgagatttggcaATTATTGGTTGTAGCAACATCATGACTTATTCTGACTAGTATAaagttatttacattttacagatgtagagaCTGTTTCTATGATCCAAAGCAAAGTAAGATGAATTATTTGACCTTAGCAATTGGTGTTAATTACCACATGCtcaatattattgattatatgAAAGTCCACAATTAACACAAACCAAAATTCCAGATTAACAACTAGACAATGGATTCAGTAAATCTTTCACCTATATACTGCTTATCAAGGAACTACAGCCACAGGAATGCCTAATAGATGGTGTTGGGGGCAGACTGGCATGAGTTATAAGTACCGTCTGTAGCATCAGATTAGGGAAATCCTATCTCAGTTCTGCCATTTAACATCTATGTGAACTTAGGAAATACTTAAtgtttctgaatctcagtttcttcatttgtaaaatgtagataatactgactacaaaaaaaatgataatactgACTTTATTAGGGTGGTTTTCAAGATTAAATTATGAAAGAGTACTGATCAAAAGTCTCTAGCACAAAGGGAATTTTTAATAGATTGATCATTGATGGTAATCATaataattctaccaaatattacaCTGTGCCATAGTGATCTTGGTGTTAGAATGTTAGAGTTTTAGTATTGCCACTCTAGTTTCTAGCTAAGAGAGCTTGAGAAAGTAATTTAATCTGTATTAGATTTTcaaatttgtaaaatggaaaaatatcacaGGATCAAATGAAGTAATGTTAATTATAGCACtgataaattataaaacataccACATATAGCTATTTTATGGTAATGATGATTATGAGATCGCTGTATAAATTCATTAGCaaacactaatttatttttattatttttttaacagagtTAGTACTGCTCATCCTTGGCTAAGACTCATACTAACTGCTTCTAGAGGGTGTTTTCGTCGATGGCACCACCATTCACTCAGCTATTCTTGTGGGTCATTCACAACTCCTCATGCTCCCTCACTCTTCACTGACTGAATCCTCCTGTACACACACATCCATTAAATCACCAAGGCTCATCAGTTCTACCTTCTATTGATAAATTTCCCTGTGTTCTACCCACTGCTCTCTATCACCTCTGCCATGATCACAACTTTCATTTAGATTACTGCAATGGCCTCTCACTTGGCCCTATATCTTTCatcaatccattctccacactgctgccagaatgatctttctaaaacatgtG is a window encoding:
- the INSL5 gene encoding insulin-like peptide INSL5, with protein sequence MRGFIFTLLLFSLLLAISEVKSEESRKLCGLQYIRTVIYICASSRWRKHLELIPQDQQAERGNRFQLPNEQEISEESAVQNLPKMDSSGEESLQGEQLPTEGLWRSKKYSVMSRQDLQKLCCTEGCSMSDLSALC